The proteins below come from a single Cervus elaphus chromosome 4, mCerEla1.1, whole genome shotgun sequence genomic window:
- the LOC122691728 gene encoding small nuclear ribonucleoprotein Sm D2-like codes for MSLLNKPKSEMTPEELQKREEEEFNTGPLSVLTQSVKNNTQVLINCRNNKKLLGRVKAFDRHCNMVLENVKEMWTEVPKSSKGKKKSKPVNKDRYISKMFLHGDSVIVVLRNPLIAGK; via the coding sequence atgagTCTCCTCAACAAGCCCAAGAGTGAGATGACCCCAGAGGAGCTGCAGAagcgggaggaggaggagtttAACACGGGGCCACTCTCCGTGCTCACGCAGTCAGTCAAAAACAACACTCAAGTGCTCATCAACTGCCGTAACAACAAGAAGCTCCTGGGCCGCGTGAAGGCCTTCGACAGGCACTGCAACATGGTGCTGGAGAACGTGAAAGAAATGTGGACGGAGGTCCCCAAGAGCAGCAAAGGCAAGAAGAAGTCCAAGCCAGTCAACAAGGACCGCTACATCTCCAAGATGTTCCTGCACGGGGACTCTGTCATCGTGGTCCTGAGGAACCCGCTCATCGCTGGCAAGTAG